A stretch of Bombus huntii isolate Logan2020A unplaced genomic scaffold, iyBomHunt1.1 ctg00000193.1, whole genome shotgun sequence DNA encodes these proteins:
- the LOC126877577 gene encoding venom serine protease Bi-VSP-like isoform X1, which produces MWRDPNVVGVAFQKKRKKSKGVQNFSRSRTVNTCGAWPWIAALGFRNPRNPDKPLWKCGGSLISARHVLTAAHCAHMDGIENIHNHNIVILRLVEEVPFSRYVYPICTKEPLRKSNFVGYNPLVAGWGALRYRRPRRNALMEVQMPVIKNAECKIAYSKFPNAPDITDGIICAEHAQGGEDSCTADRGGPLLIQHELTSYLIGIVSYAYKCGTAGYPSVYTRVTSYLDFILQAMQ; this is translated from the exons atgtggcgtgatccgaacgtagtgggggtcgccttccagaaaaaacgaaaaaaatcgaaaggcgttcagaacttttcgagaagtcgaaccgtcaacacatgtg gcgcttggccatggatcgctgcattaggttttcgtaatccccgaaacccagacaaaccactatggaagtgcggaggttccctgatatcggctaggcatgttttgaccgcagcacattgtgcacatatggatggaatagaaaacatacacaatcataatattgtcattcttagattggtggaggaggtgccattttcga ggtacgtatatcccatttgtacgaaagagcccctacgaaagagcaacttcgtcggctataacccccttgttgctggatggggagcattaagatata gacgaccacgacgtaatgcattaatggaagtacaaatgccagtgattaagaacgccgaatgcaaaatagcttattccaaatttcctaatgcacctgatatcactgatggtataatatgcgccgaacatgctcagggtggagaggattcttgtacg gctgaccgcggcggaccactgctgatacaacatgaattaacctcatatttaataggtattgtgtcttatgcttataagtgcggcacagctgggtatcccagcgtttacactagggtcacatcgtaccttgacttcattctccaagcgatgcaataa
- the LOC126877577 gene encoding venom serine protease Bi-VSP-like isoform X2, producing the protein MIEYRIGAWPWIAALGFRNPRNPDKPLWKCGGSLISARHVLTAAHCAHMDGIENIHNHNIVILRLVEEVPFSRYVYPICTKEPLRKSNFVGYNPLVAGWGALRYRRPRRNALMEVQMPVIKNAECKIAYSKFPNAPDITDGIICAEHAQGGEDSCTADRGGPLLIQHELTSYLIGIVSYAYKCGTAGYPSVYTRVTSYLDFILQAMQ; encoded by the exons atgatcgaatatcgaatag gcgcttggccatggatcgctgcattaggttttcgtaatccccgaaacccagacaaaccactatggaagtgcggaggttccctgatatcggctaggcatgttttgaccgcagcacattgtgcacatatggatggaatagaaaacatacacaatcataatattgtcattcttagattggtggaggaggtgccattttcga ggtacgtatatcccatttgtacgaaagagcccctacgaaagagcaacttcgtcggctataacccccttgttgctggatggggagcattaagatata gacgaccacgacgtaatgcattaatggaagtacaaatgccagtgattaagaacgccgaatgcaaaatagcttattccaaatttcctaatgcacctgatatcactgatggtataatatgcgccgaacatgctcagggtggagaggattcttgtacg gctgaccgcggcggaccactgctgatacaacatgaattaacctcatatttaataggtattgtgtcttatgcttataagtgcggcacagctgggtatcccagcgtttacactagggtcacatcgtaccttgacttcattctccaagcgatgcaataa
- the LOC126877577 gene encoding venom serine protease Bi-VSP-like isoform X4, with product MWRDPNVVGVAFQKKRKKSKGVQNFSRSRTVNTCGAWPWIAALGFRNPRNPDKPLWKCGGSLISARHVLTAAHCAHMDGIENIHNHNIVILRLVEEVPFSRYVYPICTKEPLRKSNFVGYNPLVAGWGALRYRRPRRNALMEVQMPVIKNAECKIAYSKFPNAPDITDGIICAEHAQGGEDSCTADRGGHC from the exons atgtggcgtgatccgaacgtagtgggggtcgccttccagaaaaaacgaaaaaaatcgaaaggcgttcagaacttttcgagaagtcgaaccgtcaacacatgtg gcgcttggccatggatcgctgcattaggttttcgtaatccccgaaacccagacaaaccactatggaagtgcggaggttccctgatatcggctaggcatgttttgaccgcagcacattgtgcacatatggatggaatagaaaacatacacaatcataatattgtcattcttagattggtggaggaggtgccattttcga ggtacgtatatcccatttgtacgaaagagcccctacgaaagagcaacttcgtcggctataacccccttgttgctggatggggagcattaagatata gacgaccacgacgtaatgcattaatggaagtacaaatgccagtgattaagaacgccgaatgcaaaatagcttattccaaatttcctaatgcacctgatatcactgatggtataatatgcgccgaacatgctcagggtggagaggattcttgtacg